The Euphorbia lathyris chromosome 3, ddEupLath1.1, whole genome shotgun sequence genome contains a region encoding:
- the LOC136223316 gene encoding mitochondrial-processing peptidase subunit alpha-like, whose protein sequence is MYRTAASRLRGLKRNAANLGATRYATSSAAVASTTSSPGFFSWLTGEQSSSLSPLSTPLGGVSLPPSLPDYVEPSKIKSKTLANGVKIVSEASPSPAASIGLYVDCGSIYETPLTCGATHLLERMAFKSTRNRSHLRIVREVEAIGGSVAATASREQMAYTFDALRTHVPEMVELLIDSVRNPVFLDWEVNEELKKLKDELAQLSNNPQGLLLEAIHSAGYSGALANPLLAPESSLNRLDGSLLEEFVHEHYTAPRMVLAASGVELDELVSVAEPLLSDLPGVQRAEEPKSVYVGGDYRRQADSPMTHVALAFEIPGGWHNEKEAIIVTVLQMLMGGGGSFSAGGPGKGMHSRLYLRVLNEYQQLQAFSAFNSIFNNTGLFGVYASTTSDFVPKAVEIAVSELLTIAAPGQVSETQINRAKEATKSAVLMNLESRMIVSEDMGRQFLTYGERKPVEHFLKVVDAITPNDIMKIAEKIISSPLTMASYGDVINVPSYEAVSRSFQ, encoded by the exons AGAAATGCTGCCAATCTGGGGGCCACCAGATATGCGACCTCAAGCGCAGCAGTTGCTTCTACTACATCATCACCAGGGTTCTTTAGCTGGCTGACTGGTGAGCAATCCAGTTCTCTGTCTCCCTTGAGCACCCCATTAGGAGGTGTTTCCCTCCCACCTTCACTTCCAGATTATGTTGAACCAagcaaaatcaaatcaaaaactCTTGCTAATGGTGTGAAGATTGTCTCAGAAGCATCACCG AGCCCTGCAGCCTCCATAGGTTTGTATGTTGATTGTGGTTCTATCTATGAGACACCTTTGACATGTGGAGCCACACACTTGCTTGAAAGAATGGCATTCAAGAGCACTAGGAACAGAAGCCATTTGCGCATAGTTCGAGAAGTAGAGGCAATTGGGGGTAGTGTAGCAGCAACAGCATCCCGGGAACAAATGGCATACACCTTTGATGCTCTTAGAACCCATGTTCCTGAAATGGTAGAATTGCTCATTGACTCTGTTAGAAATCCTGTCTTCTTGGATTGGGAAGTCAATGAAGAG CTCAAAAAGTTGAAAGATGAGCTTGCACAACTCTCTAATAATCCCCAGGGCCTACTTCTGGAGGCGATCCATTCTGCTGGTTATAGTGGTGCATTAGCAAATCCTCTTTTGGCCCCTGAATCATCCCTTAACAGATTAGATGGCTCTCTTTTGGAGGAATTTGTACAt GAACATTACACTGCTCCTCGGATGGTTCTTGCAGCTTCTGGTGTTGAATTGGATGAGCTTGTATCAGTTGCAGAGCCACTGCTTTCTGATCTTCCAGGTGTGCAACGTGCTGAAGAGCCAAAATCTGTGTATGTTGGTGGGGACTATCGCCGCCAAGCTGATTCACCG ATGACGCATGTTGCTCTTGCTTTTGAAATTCCCGGGGGCTGGCATAACGAGAAAGAAGCTATAATTGTTACTGTTCTTCAG ATGCTTATGGGAGGTGGTGGCTCATTCTCTGCAGGAGGCCCTGGAAAAGGGATGCACTCACGACTTT ATCTCAGAGTCTTGAACGAGTATCAACAGCTGCAAGCTTTTTCTGCATTTAACAGCATCTTCAATAATACTGGATTATTTGGCGTCTATGCTAGCACT ACCTCAGATTTCGTACCGAAAGCAGTTGAGATAGCAGTTAGTGAATTACTTACAATTGCAGCACCAGGACAAG TTTCCGAGACACAGATTAATCGTGCAAAAGAGGCCACAAAATCTGCAGTCCTGATGAACTTGGAATCCCGA ATGATTGTGTCAGAAGATATGGGAAGACAGTTCTTAACTTATGGAGAAAG GAAGCCCGTGGAGCATTTCTTGAAGGTTGTGGATGCAATCACTCCAAATGACATTATGAAGATTGCGGAGAAGATTATTTCGTCACCTCTAACAATGGCGTCTTACGGAGATG TTATTAACGTTCCGAGCTACGAGGCAGTTAGCCGCAGCTTTCAATGA
- the LOC136224218 gene encoding pentatricopeptide repeat-containing protein At1g51965, mitochondrial, translated as MRHPLKHYHCFQIATARRHFSTKYTAKITSTSATGRSLSVEVTQPLPYDVRGYLLPRHHVVCTVTQILLQSHRKTSKQSRFSTPPPRIEPDPFLSLEDYLSELQPSLTPAESSEILKSLNSPSLAIKFFYFCPSFSPNFRHDSFTYARLILILSNSSLPDKLELVRTIISDMEKNGVRGTISIVNILIGLFGDSEDLENCMALIQKWGLRMNGYTYKCLLQAYLRSRHSEKAFKVYIDMKRKGYKLDIFAYNMLLDALAKDSKVDQVYKVFDDMKKKHCEPDEYTYTIMIRMTGKSGKIDESLALFEKMLDNGCSPNIIAYNTMMEALASSRLVDKTIFLFSKMVERDCRPNEFTYSVILTLLAAEGQLQKLDQVVELSKKYMNRSIYAYLVSTLNKLGHASEAHRLFCNMWNYHDRGDRDACLTMLERLCSAGKTAEAIDLLSKIHEKGINAETNMYNIVLSALGKVKQISHLHDLYEKMKQSGLPPDVITYNIMISSFGRAGNVFEAIKIFEELENSDCKPNTISYNSLINCLGKNGDLDEAHMRFREMQEKGLNPDVVTYSTLIECFGKTEKVEMARRLFDEMIAEGCYPNIVTYNILLDCLERNGRTAEAVELYAKLKQQGLTPDSITYSVLERLQSGSHRKVRMRRQNPITGWVVSPLR; from the exons ATGAGGCATCCCCTGAAACACTACCACTGTTTTCAGATAGCCACCGCGCGCCGCCACTTCTCCACCAAATATACTGCCAAAATCACCTCTACCTCCGCCACAGGTCGTAGTCTCTCCGTCGAAGTTACTCAACCTCTCCCTTACGACGTCCGCGGCTACCTACTCCCCCGCCATCATGTTGTCTGTACAGTTACTCAAATTCTCCTCCAGTCTCACCGGAAAACCTCCAAGCAATCTCGCTTCTCTACTCCTCCTCCTCGAATCGAACCAGATCCTTTCCTTTCCCTCGAAGACTATCTCTCCGAACTTCAACCCTCTCTCACTCCTGCTGAATCCTCTGAAATTCTCAAATCTTTAAACTCTCCTTCCTTGGCAATTAAATTCTTCTACTTTTGCCCCTCGTTTTCCCCAAATTTCCGCCATGATTCCTTCACCTACGCCCGCCTCATTCTCATTCTCTCCAACTCTTCCCTTCCTGATAAACTTGAGCTTGTACGAACGATAATTTCCGATATGGAAAAGAATGGGGTACGTGGCACTATATCCATTGTGAACATATTAATCGGGTTGTTTGGGGATAGCGAAGACTTGGAAAATTGTATGGCGCTGATACAGAAATGGGGCTTGAGAATGAATGGGTATACTTACAAGTGTTTGCTTCAAGCTTATTTGAGGTCACGTCACAGTGAAAAAGCGTTTAAGGTTTATATTGATATGAAGAGGAAGGGTTACAAGCTTGATATTTTTGCTTATAATATGCTCTTGGATGCTTTAGCCAAAGATAGCAAG GTTGACCAGGTTTACAAGGTATTTGACGATATGAAAAAGAAACATTGTGAGCCTGATGAGTATACATACACAATTATGATTCGAATGACGGGAAAGAGTGGTAAAATTGATGAATCACTAGCATTATTTGAGAAAATGCTAGACAATGGCTGCTCTCCCAATATAATTGCTTATAATACTATGATGGAGGCACTCGCTAGCAGCCGGTTGGTAGACAAGACCATTTTCCTTTTCTCAAAAATGGTGGAAAGAGATTGCCGGCCCAATGAATTTACGTATAGTGTCATACTCACACTTCTGGCTGCAGAAGGGCAACTTCAGAAGCTAGATCAGGTTGTGGAATTATCAAAGAAGTATATGAATAGGTCTATATATGCATATCTCGTGAGTACTCTAAACAAATTGGGGCATGCAAGTGAAGCTCACAGATTGTTCTGCAACATGTGGAATTACCATGATAGAGGGGACAGGGATGCATGCTTGACAATGTTAGAGAGATTATGCAGTGCGGGAAAAACTGCAGAAGCTATCGATTTGTTGAGTAAAATTCACGAAAAAGGAATAAATGCAGAGACAAACATGTACAATATAGTATTATCTGCTCTTGGCAAGGTAAAGCAGATATCCCATCTTCATGATCTTTATGAGAAGATGAAACAATCTGGCCTTCCACCAGATGTAATCACGTACAATATTATGATTTCAAGCTTTGGAAGAGCGGGAAATGTTTTCGAAGCTATCAAAATATTTGAAGAACTTGAGAACAGTGATTGTAAACCTAATACCATCTCTTACAATTCCTTGATTAATTGCCTTGGTAAGAATGGTGATCTTGATGAAGCTCATATGAGGTTCAGGGAAATGCAAGAGAAAGGGTTGAATCCCGATGTTGTAACATACAGTACGCTCATAGAATGCTTCGGTAAAACAGAGAAAGTGGAAATGGCTCGCAGGTTGTTCGATGAGATGATAGCGGAAGGTTGCTACCCGAACATTGTGACATACAATATCTTACTGGACTGTCTGGAGAGGAATGGGAGAACTGCAGAGGCTGTGGAATTGTATGCAAAACTAAAGCAGCAAGGTTTAACTCCTGAttcaataacatactctgtgcTTGAACGATTGCAAAGTGGTTCACATAGAAAAGTTAGAATGCGCCGGCAGAATCCAATCACGGGTTGGGTTGTTAGTCCTTTGAGGTGA
- the LOC136224163 gene encoding stem 28 kDa glycoprotein-like: MALLQLFFLSTIILLSTCHGTHQIHLLRPQSGGAGHPVPGISCLSWRLGVETNNIVKWITVPQTCEAYVGNYMLGQQYRKDSKAVADEALAYAKTLQLAGDGKDIWVFDIDETSLSNLPYFAHHGFGAKPYNPRLFNQWVGKGKGPALPESLYLYKKLVSLGIKIVFLTGRSVDKKSITSTNLKNAGYRKWEKLILKASSYTGKTAVMYKSNERAKLEKKGYRIIGNIGDQWSDLLGTNNGNRTFKLPDPMYYIN; this comes from the exons ATGGCATTGCTTCAACTCTTTTTCTTATCAACAATCATATTATTATCGACTTGCCATGGCACCCACCAAATCCACCTTCTCCGGCCACAATCAGGCGGAGCCGGCCACCCTGTTCCGGGCATATCTTGCCTGAGCTGGCGACTTGGCGTTGAAACCAACAATATTGTCAAATGGATAACAGTTCCTCAAACATGTGAAGCCTACGTAGGAAATTACATGTTAGGCCAACAGTACCGGAAAGACTCCAAAGCGGTCGCGGACGAAGCTCTGGCTTATGCTAAGACCCTCCAACTGGCCGGAGACGGCAAGGATATTTGGGTTTTTGATATTGATGAAACTTCACTCTCTAATTTACCTTACTTTGCTCACCATGGATTTGG AGCAAAGCCGTACAACCCCAGATTGTTCAACCAATGGGTTGGGAAAGGGAAGGGTCCAGCATTGCCGGAATCCTTATACCTGTACAAGAAACTGGTGTCTCTCGGAATTAAGATAGTATTTTTAACAGGAAGAAGTGTAGATAAAAAATCGATTACTTCTACTAATCTCAAAAATGCTGGATACCGTAAATGGGAGAAGCTCATACTCAA GGCATCATCTTATACAGGAAAGACAGCAGTTATGTATAAATCAAATGAAAGAGCAAAGCTTGAGAAAAAGGGATATAGAATAATAGGCAACATTGGTGACCAATGGAGTGATCTTTTGGGGACTAATAATGGCAACCGAACCTTCAAGCTTCCTGATCCCATGTattacattaattaa